The proteins below are encoded in one region of Effusibacillus dendaii:
- a CDS encoding SDR family NAD(P)-dependent oxidoreductase, protein MSYFSELKGKRVLITGGSKGIGRDIALAFAKLGSRIVITGRDESVLAKTTEEIKAFQPDCSYLSADMQDVASVYHMVDEAVSRLGGIDILVNNAGINIAKPALEVTEGDWDRILDTNLKGTFFASQRAGNYMIPQQWGKIINIVSQMAFVGYIKRAAYCSSKGGAVQLTKALAIEWAPYNIKVNAVAPTFIETELTSKMLADEDFRKDVLGRIPLGKLAAPSDVTGAVLYLASDLANFVTGDTIRVDGGWTAI, encoded by the coding sequence ATGTCTTATTTTTCGGAATTGAAAGGGAAAAGGGTGTTGATTACGGGCGGCAGCAAAGGGATCGGCCGGGATATTGCACTGGCTTTTGCCAAGCTTGGTTCCCGGATTGTGATAACAGGCCGGGATGAGTCGGTGTTGGCGAAGACAACGGAGGAGATCAAGGCTTTCCAGCCTGATTGCTCCTATCTCTCTGCAGACATGCAGGATGTTGCCAGCGTTTACCACATGGTGGATGAAGCGGTTTCTCGCCTGGGTGGCATCGATATTTTGGTCAATAACGCGGGAATCAACATTGCAAAGCCTGCGTTGGAAGTAACAGAAGGGGATTGGGACCGTATTCTTGACACCAATCTGAAAGGGACTTTTTTCGCGTCACAGCGGGCAGGGAACTATATGATCCCGCAGCAGTGGGGCAAAATTATCAACATTGTGTCGCAAATGGCGTTTGTAGGCTACATAAAAAGAGCGGCTTATTGTTCCAGCAAAGGCGGCGCTGTGCAGCTGACAAAAGCGTTGGCCATTGAGTGGGCCCCATACAACATTAAGGTGAATGCGGTTGCTCCTACCTTCATTGAAACAGAACTGACCTCCAAAATGCTCGCGGACGAGGATTTTCGAAAGGACGTGCTTGGTCGCATTCCTTTGGGCAAGCTGGCGGCTCCATCTGACGTAACGGGCGCTGTTTTGTATCTTGCTTCCGATCTGGCCAATTTTGTTACAGGCGACACGATTCGTGTAGACGGCGGCTGGACGGCTATCTGA
- a CDS encoding iron-containing alcohol dehydrogenase: MSLSFFRAPGVLITGVGSVSQVGIEAKKLGATKILVITDKIINQTGLVTKVTEHFGGISFDIIDEVIPEPPFENLEEMAGKIKGKGYDLFVGVGGGSALDITKVLSIMMTNNEDVRDFIGIEKVKNKGIPFILIPTTSGTGSEVTYNAIFTDIRDNVKKGIVSPFLLPDVAIVDAGMTVTCPPGVTAASGMDALVHAVESYTAIRASELTDGIALQAIKVISRSLRKAVYNGKDIKAREDMAMGSLLAGISLGNAGVGAVHALAYPLGGKFHVTHGVSNSMLLPYVMKYNVVSNIEKFAEVAKAMGENVEGLSLREAADRAVQAMAKLSEDVGIPKMKEVKGLTEADIPALAEEASKVDRLLNNNPRWLTIREIEQIYREAYAGV, translated from the coding sequence ATGAGTTTATCATTTTTTCGAGCGCCTGGCGTTCTCATCACAGGAGTAGGATCGGTTTCGCAAGTCGGAATTGAAGCGAAAAAGCTCGGAGCAACGAAAATTCTTGTTATTACCGATAAGATCATTAATCAAACAGGTCTTGTCACAAAAGTAACCGAACACTTTGGCGGCATCTCGTTCGATATTATCGATGAAGTGATACCCGAGCCTCCGTTTGAAAATCTCGAAGAAATGGCAGGGAAAATCAAAGGAAAGGGCTACGATTTATTTGTAGGTGTCGGAGGCGGGTCCGCTCTCGATATCACGAAAGTCCTTTCGATTATGATGACCAATAACGAGGATGTGCGCGATTTTATTGGCATCGAAAAGGTTAAAAACAAAGGAATTCCTTTTATATTGATTCCCACCACATCGGGTACCGGCAGCGAAGTGACTTACAACGCGATCTTTACGGATATTCGTGACAATGTGAAGAAGGGAATCGTAAGTCCGTTTCTTTTACCTGATGTGGCGATTGTTGACGCGGGCATGACTGTGACTTGCCCGCCGGGTGTGACTGCGGCATCCGGCATGGACGCGCTGGTGCACGCAGTTGAATCGTATACCGCCATTCGGGCCAGCGAACTGACCGACGGAATTGCACTTCAAGCGATCAAGGTGATCTCCCGCTCACTTCGCAAGGCCGTATATAACGGAAAAGACATCAAAGCGCGGGAAGATATGGCGATGGGCAGTCTGCTGGCTGGTATTTCACTCGGCAATGCGGGGGTAGGCGCCGTCCACGCACTTGCATATCCGCTCGGCGGAAAGTTTCATGTCACACATGGCGTATCCAATTCGATGCTGCTCCCTTATGTGATGAAATACAATGTGGTCTCGAACATTGAAAAATTTGCGGAAGTGGCAAAAGCGATGGGAGAGAATGTAGAAGGTCTTTCCCTGCGCGAAGCGGCAGACCGTGCGGTTCAAGCGATGGCAAAACTTTCGGAAGACGTCGGAATTCCGAAAATGAAAGAAGTGAAAGGCTTGACGGAGGCGGACATTCCGGCTTTGGCGGAAGAAGCAAGCAAGGTGGACCGTCTGTTAAACAACAATCCGCGCTGGCTGACCATCCGAGAGATTGAACAAATCTATCGTGAAGCTTACGCAGGAGTATAA
- a CDS encoding aldehyde dehydrogenase family protein codes for MYRFGSFINGEMLVGGGRTSFEVHNPYNQELIGTIDFATLEDANQAVEVAHRVFHDTMKQLPAHERSRILRKAADLIESDSERFAALLSQEAGKPIRDARGEVGRAVQVLRFASEEAKNIVGELIPLDAAVGGENRIGMSKKYPLGVVLAITPFNFPLNLVLHKLAPAFAAGNTVVLKPAEKTPLSSILLAEIFDKAGLPKGALNIVMGTGVALGEPLVTHPLVKKVTFTGSGPVGFKIKEMAGNKKVTLELGSNSPNIIFADANLDLAATSMVKGGFSFAGQACISVQRIYVQTDVYQSFLDKFIPLVETLKVGNPLDETTDVGPMITQDAANRIEAWVDEAVKQGARVLTGGKREGQSYLPTVLVDVEPAMKVVCQEVFAPLVCVIPFETEEEVIAAANNSDYGLQAGVFTKDIDRAFRLADQLETGGVWINEISTVRYDHIPYGGVKQSGIGKEGVKFAIDDMMETKFIGIRLS; via the coding sequence ATGTATCGATTTGGTTCATTCATTAACGGTGAAATGCTTGTAGGGGGAGGACGCACTTCGTTTGAAGTACACAATCCCTATAACCAGGAATTGATTGGAACGATAGATTTTGCCACGTTGGAAGATGCCAATCAGGCGGTAGAGGTCGCTCATCGTGTATTTCATGACACTATGAAGCAACTTCCCGCTCATGAACGTTCCAGAATCCTCCGGAAAGCGGCGGATCTGATCGAAAGTGATTCGGAACGCTTTGCTGCTTTATTGTCGCAAGAAGCGGGAAAACCGATCCGCGATGCGCGGGGAGAAGTAGGGCGCGCCGTGCAAGTTCTGCGTTTTGCCAGTGAAGAAGCAAAAAACATTGTCGGAGAATTGATCCCGCTTGACGCTGCGGTTGGCGGCGAAAACCGGATCGGCATGTCAAAGAAATACCCGCTTGGAGTTGTATTGGCGATCACGCCGTTTAACTTCCCGCTTAATTTGGTGCTGCATAAATTAGCGCCAGCATTTGCCGCTGGAAATACTGTTGTGTTAAAACCGGCTGAAAAAACTCCTCTCAGCTCAATTTTGCTGGCTGAGATTTTCGATAAGGCAGGTCTTCCAAAGGGTGCGCTTAACATTGTTATGGGAACCGGGGTTGCATTAGGAGAACCGCTCGTTACGCATCCTCTGGTGAAAAAAGTAACATTCACCGGCAGCGGCCCTGTTGGATTCAAAATTAAAGAAATGGCTGGAAACAAGAAAGTCACACTTGAACTTGGCTCCAACTCGCCGAATATCATCTTTGCAGATGCGAATCTGGATCTTGCGGCAACGAGCATGGTGAAAGGCGGATTTTCTTTTGCGGGTCAAGCCTGCATTTCCGTTCAACGAATTTATGTTCAAACAGATGTGTATCAATCCTTTCTTGATAAATTCATTCCGCTTGTCGAAACGCTCAAGGTAGGAAATCCCCTTGATGAGACAACCGATGTCGGTCCAATGATCACTCAGGACGCTGCAAACCGCATCGAAGCGTGGGTTGATGAGGCGGTAAAACAGGGAGCAAGGGTGCTCACAGGAGGAAAACGTGAGGGGCAAAGCTATTTGCCAACCGTACTGGTCGACGTGGAACCTGCTATGAAAGTAGTCTGTCAAGAAGTGTTCGCTCCGCTTGTTTGCGTCATTCCATTCGAAACAGAAGAGGAAGTGATCGCAGCTGCGAATAACTCCGATTATGGGCTGCAAGCAGGTGTGTTCACAAAAGATATCGACCGTGCATTCCGTCTTGCGGATCAGCTTGAAACGGGCGGTGTGTGGATCAACGAGATTTCAACCGTTCGCTATGACCATATTCCATATGGCGGAGTCAAACAAAGCGGAATTGGCAAAGAGGGCGTGAAATTCGCCATCGACGACATGATGGAAACCAAATTTATCGGAATTCGACTTTCTTAA